One Rosa chinensis cultivar Old Blush chromosome 3, RchiOBHm-V2, whole genome shotgun sequence DNA window includes the following coding sequences:
- the LOC112193882 gene encoding delta-1-pyrroline-5-carboxylate synthase isoform X2, translating into MDTVDPTRAFVKNVKRIIVKVGTAVVTRGDGRLALGRLGSLCEQLKDINSQGYEVILVTSGAVGLGRQRLRYRRLANSSFADLQNPQNDFDGKACAAVGQSSLMALYDAMFSQLDVTSSQLLVTDSVFRDEAFRKQLSETVKSLLKLRVIPIFNENDAVSTRKAPYEDSSGIFWDNDSLAGLLALELKADLLVLLSDVEGLYSGPPTDPKSKLIRTYVKEKHHGEITFGDKSRVGRGGMTAKVNAAVCAAYGGIPVVITSGYANDNIIKVLQGERIGTVFHQDAHLWTLVKEECARDLAVAARECSRKLRALNSLDRRQILLDVADALEANESDILAENEADIAAAQEAGYDGALIARLALKPGKISALAKSMRQLADMEEPIGQVLQKTEVADGLVLEKVTCPLGVLLVVFESRPDALVQIASLAIQSRNGLLLKGGKEAKRSNAILHKVITKAIPDTVGGKLIGLVTSRDDIPDLLKLDDVIDLVIPRGSNKLVSQIKESTKIPVLGHADGICHVYIDKSANLEMAKRIVHDAKTDYPAACNAMETLLVHQDLFNNGQLNEIITQLRESGVTLYGGPHAAVLLNLSETSTLHHEYSSMACTVEIVDDVHDAVDHIHVYGSGHTECIVTEDDEVAEYFLSQVDSAAVFHNASTRFCDGARFGLGAEVGISTSRIHARGPVGVEGLLTTRWTLRGKGQIVDGDNGVEYTHKNLLKSS; encoded by the exons ATGGACACTGTGGATCCTACGCGAGCTTTTGTCAAGAATGTTAAGCGTATCATCGTCAAG GTTGGCACTGCTGTGGTCACTCGTGGTGATGGAAGACTGGCATTGGGTAGACTAGGATCTCTTTGTGAGCAG CTTAAAGATATAAATTCTCAGGGCTATGAGGTTATTTTGGTGACCTCAGGAGCTGTTGGGCTTGGCCGTCAAAGGCTGAGATACAGGAGATTGGCAAATAGCAG CTTTGCTGATCTCCAAAACCCACAAAATGATTTTGATGGAAAGGCTTGTGCAGCTGTTGGACAGAGTAGTCTCATGGCTCTTTATGATGCCATGTTCAGCCAG CTTGATGTGACTTCTTCTCAGCTTCTCGTGACAGATAGTGTTTTCAGGGATGAAGCTTTCAGAAAGCAGCTCTCTGAAACTGTGAAGTCCTTGTTAAAACTGAGGGTTATTCCCATATTCAACGAAAATGATGCAGTTAGTACTAGGAAGGCCCCTTATGAA GACTCTTCTGGTATATTTTGGGACAATGATAGTTTGGCTGGTCTATTGGCCCTCGAACTGAAGGCTGATCTTCTTGTGTTGCTAAGTGATGTAGAGGGTCTCTACAGTGGTCCTCCCACTGATCCAAAGTCAAAGTTAATCCGTACATACGTGAAAGAAAAACATCATGGAGAAATAACATTTGGAGACAAGTCAAGGGTGGGCAGGGGGGGTATGACCGCTAAAGTCAATGCTGCTGTGTGTGCCGCTTATGGTGGAATCCCTGTTGTTATCACTAG tGGCTATGCTAATGATAACATTATCAAAGTGCTTCAAGGAGAACGAATTGGTACTGTCTTTCATCAAGATGCACATTTGTGGACTCTGGTTAAAGAAGAATGTGCACGCGACTTGGCTGTTGCAGCACGGGAATGTTCTAGAAAGCTTCGA GCTCTAAACTCTCTGGATAGGAGGCAAATATTGCTCGATGTAGCTGATGCCTTGGAGGCAAATGAAAGTGACATTTTAGCTGAAAATGAAGCTGATATTGCAGCTGCGCAGGAAGCTGGATATGATGGGGCACTAATAGCTCGGTTGGCCCTAAAGCCTGGGAAG ATTTCTGCACTTGCAAAATCTATGCGTCAACTTGCAGACATGGAAGAGCCCATTGGCCAGGTCTTGCAGAAAACAGAG GTTGCAGATGGACTTGTCTTAGAGAAAGTGACTTGTCCCTTGGGTGTTCTTTTGGTTGTTTTTGAGTCTCGACCTGATGCCCTTGTTCAG ATAGCTTCATTAGCAATTCAAAGTCGGAATGGTCTTCTGCTTAAAGGTGGGAAAGAAGCCAAGAGGTCAAATGCTATCTTGCACAAG GTCATCACCAAAGCAATCCCAGATACTGTTGGTGGCAAGCTTATTGGACTTGTAACTTCAAGAGATGATATTCCTGATCTGCTGAAG CTCGATGATGTGATAGATCTTGTCATCCCTAGAGGCAGTAATAAACTCGTTTCTCAAATCAAGGAGTCGACAAAGATACCTGTTCTTGGTCATGCCG ATGGGATCTGCCATGTTTATATCGATAAGTCAGCTAATTTGGAGATGGCAAAGCGCATTGTTCATGATGCAAAGACAGATTATCCTGCAGCCTGTAATGCAATG GAAACACTTCTTGTACACCAGGATTTGTTTAACAATGGTCAGCTTAATGAGATAATCACACAACTCCGAGAGTCAG GTGTTACTTTGTATGGTGGACCACATGCAGCAGTTTTGTTAAATCTTTCAGAGACAAGCACATTGCATCACGAGTACAGTTCAATGGCTTGCACAGTTGAAATTGTAGATGATGTGCATGATGCAGTTGACCACATTCATGTATATGGAAG TGGTCACACTGAATGCATTGTTactgaagatgatgaagttgCTGAATATTTCTTAAGCCAAGTTGACAG CGCTGCAGTATTTCACAATGCAAGTACACGATTCTGCGACGGAGCTCGATTTGGTCTTGGTGCAGAG GTTGGGATAAGTACAAGCAGGATTCACGCTCGAGGTCCTGTAGGAGTTGAAGGACTGCTAACAACCAGATG GACTCTGAGGGGGAAAGGGCAGATCGTCGATGGTGATAATGGGGTCGAATACACTCACAAGAATTTACTTAAAAGTTCCTAA
- the LOC112193882 gene encoding delta-1-pyrroline-5-carboxylate synthase isoform X1 translates to MDTVDPTRAFVKNVKRIIVKVGTAVVTRGDGRLALGRLGSLCEQLKDINSQGYEVILVTSGAVGLGRQRLRYRRLANSSFADLQNPQNDFDGKACAAVGQSSLMALYDAMFSQLDVTSSQLLVTDSVFRDEAFRKQLSETVKSLLKLRVIPIFNENDAVSTRKAPYEFCLQDSSGIFWDNDSLAGLLALELKADLLVLLSDVEGLYSGPPTDPKSKLIRTYVKEKHHGEITFGDKSRVGRGGMTAKVNAAVCAAYGGIPVVITSGYANDNIIKVLQGERIGTVFHQDAHLWTLVKEECARDLAVAARECSRKLRALNSLDRRQILLDVADALEANESDILAENEADIAAAQEAGYDGALIARLALKPGKISALAKSMRQLADMEEPIGQVLQKTEVADGLVLEKVTCPLGVLLVVFESRPDALVQIASLAIQSRNGLLLKGGKEAKRSNAILHKVITKAIPDTVGGKLIGLVTSRDDIPDLLKLDDVIDLVIPRGSNKLVSQIKESTKIPVLGHADGICHVYIDKSANLEMAKRIVHDAKTDYPAACNAMETLLVHQDLFNNGQLNEIITQLRESGVTLYGGPHAAVLLNLSETSTLHHEYSSMACTVEIVDDVHDAVDHIHVYGSGHTECIVTEDDEVAEYFLSQVDSAAVFHNASTRFCDGARFGLGAEVGISTSRIHARGPVGVEGLLTTRWTLRGKGQIVDGDNGVEYTHKNLLKSS, encoded by the exons ATGGACACTGTGGATCCTACGCGAGCTTTTGTCAAGAATGTTAAGCGTATCATCGTCAAG GTTGGCACTGCTGTGGTCACTCGTGGTGATGGAAGACTGGCATTGGGTAGACTAGGATCTCTTTGTGAGCAG CTTAAAGATATAAATTCTCAGGGCTATGAGGTTATTTTGGTGACCTCAGGAGCTGTTGGGCTTGGCCGTCAAAGGCTGAGATACAGGAGATTGGCAAATAGCAG CTTTGCTGATCTCCAAAACCCACAAAATGATTTTGATGGAAAGGCTTGTGCAGCTGTTGGACAGAGTAGTCTCATGGCTCTTTATGATGCCATGTTCAGCCAG CTTGATGTGACTTCTTCTCAGCTTCTCGTGACAGATAGTGTTTTCAGGGATGAAGCTTTCAGAAAGCAGCTCTCTGAAACTGTGAAGTCCTTGTTAAAACTGAGGGTTATTCCCATATTCAACGAAAATGATGCAGTTAGTACTAGGAAGGCCCCTTATGAA TTCTGTTTGCAGGACTCTTCTGGTATATTTTGGGACAATGATAGTTTGGCTGGTCTATTGGCCCTCGAACTGAAGGCTGATCTTCTTGTGTTGCTAAGTGATGTAGAGGGTCTCTACAGTGGTCCTCCCACTGATCCAAAGTCAAAGTTAATCCGTACATACGTGAAAGAAAAACATCATGGAGAAATAACATTTGGAGACAAGTCAAGGGTGGGCAGGGGGGGTATGACCGCTAAAGTCAATGCTGCTGTGTGTGCCGCTTATGGTGGAATCCCTGTTGTTATCACTAG tGGCTATGCTAATGATAACATTATCAAAGTGCTTCAAGGAGAACGAATTGGTACTGTCTTTCATCAAGATGCACATTTGTGGACTCTGGTTAAAGAAGAATGTGCACGCGACTTGGCTGTTGCAGCACGGGAATGTTCTAGAAAGCTTCGA GCTCTAAACTCTCTGGATAGGAGGCAAATATTGCTCGATGTAGCTGATGCCTTGGAGGCAAATGAAAGTGACATTTTAGCTGAAAATGAAGCTGATATTGCAGCTGCGCAGGAAGCTGGATATGATGGGGCACTAATAGCTCGGTTGGCCCTAAAGCCTGGGAAG ATTTCTGCACTTGCAAAATCTATGCGTCAACTTGCAGACATGGAAGAGCCCATTGGCCAGGTCTTGCAGAAAACAGAG GTTGCAGATGGACTTGTCTTAGAGAAAGTGACTTGTCCCTTGGGTGTTCTTTTGGTTGTTTTTGAGTCTCGACCTGATGCCCTTGTTCAG ATAGCTTCATTAGCAATTCAAAGTCGGAATGGTCTTCTGCTTAAAGGTGGGAAAGAAGCCAAGAGGTCAAATGCTATCTTGCACAAG GTCATCACCAAAGCAATCCCAGATACTGTTGGTGGCAAGCTTATTGGACTTGTAACTTCAAGAGATGATATTCCTGATCTGCTGAAG CTCGATGATGTGATAGATCTTGTCATCCCTAGAGGCAGTAATAAACTCGTTTCTCAAATCAAGGAGTCGACAAAGATACCTGTTCTTGGTCATGCCG ATGGGATCTGCCATGTTTATATCGATAAGTCAGCTAATTTGGAGATGGCAAAGCGCATTGTTCATGATGCAAAGACAGATTATCCTGCAGCCTGTAATGCAATG GAAACACTTCTTGTACACCAGGATTTGTTTAACAATGGTCAGCTTAATGAGATAATCACACAACTCCGAGAGTCAG GTGTTACTTTGTATGGTGGACCACATGCAGCAGTTTTGTTAAATCTTTCAGAGACAAGCACATTGCATCACGAGTACAGTTCAATGGCTTGCACAGTTGAAATTGTAGATGATGTGCATGATGCAGTTGACCACATTCATGTATATGGAAG TGGTCACACTGAATGCATTGTTactgaagatgatgaagttgCTGAATATTTCTTAAGCCAAGTTGACAG CGCTGCAGTATTTCACAATGCAAGTACACGATTCTGCGACGGAGCTCGATTTGGTCTTGGTGCAGAG GTTGGGATAAGTACAAGCAGGATTCACGCTCGAGGTCCTGTAGGAGTTGAAGGACTGCTAACAACCAGATG GACTCTGAGGGGGAAAGGGCAGATCGTCGATGGTGATAATGGGGTCGAATACACTCACAAGAATTTACTTAAAAGTTCCTAA